In one window of Pseudomonas sp. IAC-BECa141 DNA:
- a CDS encoding flagellar basal body P-ring protein FlgI: MLAAALMSAAFGAHAERLKDIASISGVRSNQLIGYGLVVGLNGTGDQTTQTPFTLQTFNNMLSQFGIKVPPGSGNVQLKNVAAVSVSADLPAFAKPGQQVDITVSSIGNSKSLRGGTLLLTPLKGIDGNVYAIAQGNLVVGGFDAEGRDGSKITVNVPSAGRIPGGASVERSVPSGFNQGNSLTLNLNRSDFTTAKRIVDKINDMLGPGVAQAIDGGSIRVTAPLDPSQRVDYLSILENLEVDPGQAVAKVIINSRTGTIVIGQNVKVSPAAVTHGSLTVTITEDPIVSQPGPLSNGQTAVVPRSRVNAEQEAKPMFKFGPGTTLDEIVRAVNQVGAAPGDLMAILEALKQAGALQADLIVI; the protein is encoded by the coding sequence ATGCTCGCTGCGGCGTTGATGTCCGCAGCCTTTGGTGCCCACGCCGAGCGGCTGAAAGATATCGCCAGCATTTCCGGCGTGCGTTCCAACCAGTTGATCGGCTATGGTCTGGTGGTCGGCCTCAACGGCACCGGCGACCAGACCACGCAGACCCCGTTCACCCTGCAGACCTTCAACAACATGCTCTCGCAGTTCGGTATCAAGGTGCCGCCGGGATCGGGCAACGTGCAGCTGAAAAACGTCGCGGCGGTGTCGGTCAGTGCCGATCTGCCGGCGTTCGCCAAACCGGGTCAACAGGTCGACATCACCGTGTCGTCTATCGGTAACTCCAAGAGCCTGCGCGGCGGCACTCTGTTGCTGACTCCGCTCAAGGGTATCGACGGCAACGTCTACGCCATCGCCCAGGGCAACCTGGTGGTCGGCGGTTTCGATGCCGAAGGTCGTGACGGTTCGAAGATCACCGTCAACGTTCCGTCGGCCGGTCGCATCCCTGGCGGTGCGTCGGTCGAGCGTTCGGTGCCGAGCGGGTTCAACCAGGGCAACAGCCTGACGCTGAACCTCAACCGTTCCGACTTCACCACCGCCAAGCGCATCGTCGACAAGATCAACGACATGCTCGGCCCTGGTGTCGCCCAGGCCATCGACGGTGGTTCCATTCGTGTGACCGCGCCGCTCGATCCGAGCCAGCGTGTCGACTACCTGTCGATCCTGGAAAACCTCGAAGTCGATCCGGGTCAGGCGGTGGCGAAAGTCATCATCAACTCGCGTACCGGCACCATCGTCATCGGCCAGAACGTGAAGGTATCGCCGGCCGCCGTGACCCACGGCAGCCTGACCGTGACCATCACCGAAGACCCGATCGTCAGCCAGCCGGGTCCGCTGTCCAACGGCCAGACCGCCGTGGTGCCGCGCTCGCGGGTGAATGCCGAACAGGAAGCCAAGCCGATGTTCAAGTTCGGCCCGGGCACCACCCTCGACGAGATCGTGCGGGCGGTGAACCAGGTCGGCGCAGCGCCGGGTGACCTGATGGCGATCCTCGAAGCACTGAAGCAGGCCGGCGCGTTGCAAGCCGACCTGATCGTGATCTGA
- the flgJ gene encoding flagellar assembly peptidoglycan hydrolase FlgJ: MDMRKSGLVSSSDSGSYSDLNRLNQLKVGDKNSDANMRKVAQEFESLFLGEMLKSMRSATEALGQDNPLNTPAAKQYQEMYDQQLAVSMSREGGGIGLADVLIKQMSKNKPMAPGEAAAASAAKQQEALARAAAVETPIAAGTVATHGPLSRLNGERPLWASRSVHAPNTELTHRNDMEMINQRRLALPPKLADRLLAGLVPSATPAAATQLPQRATTAAVTGSGPLYNGDWLDRAEADKASGGQMQIYGRAMAQIPLAPAKRAFSNADQFVNTMLPMAQEAAARIGVDPRYLVAQAALETGWGKSVMRAQDGSSSHNLFGIKASGNWKGDSARAITSEFRNGQMVKETAEFRSYASYKDSFHDLVTLLQSNNRYQDVLKAADNPEQFVRELQKAGYATDPNYATKISQIARQMTVNQNYAAAGVSTTPL; the protein is encoded by the coding sequence ATGGATATGCGCAAAAGCGGTCTGGTCAGCAGCAGCGATTCGGGCTCGTACTCCGACCTCAATCGCTTGAACCAACTGAAGGTCGGCGACAAGAACAGCGATGCGAACATGCGCAAGGTCGCGCAGGAATTCGAATCGCTGTTCCTCGGTGAAATGCTCAAGTCGATGCGTTCGGCCACCGAGGCGCTGGGCCAGGACAACCCGCTCAACACCCCGGCCGCCAAGCAATACCAGGAAATGTATGACCAGCAACTGGCGGTCTCCATGTCCCGCGAGGGTGGTGGCATTGGCCTGGCCGACGTGCTGATAAAGCAGATGTCGAAGAACAAACCGATGGCGCCGGGCGAGGCTGCGGCCGCGTCCGCTGCCAAGCAGCAGGAAGCGCTGGCCAGGGCCGCTGCGGTGGAAACGCCGATTGCCGCTGGCACCGTGGCCACCCATGGCCCGTTGTCGCGACTCAATGGCGAGCGTCCGTTGTGGGCGTCGCGTTCGGTGCATGCGCCGAACACCGAACTGACCCATCGCAACGACATGGAAATGATCAACCAGCGTCGTCTGGCGTTGCCGCCGAAACTGGCGGATCGCTTGCTCGCAGGCCTGGTGCCGTCGGCCACGCCGGCAGCGGCCACTCAATTGCCGCAACGCGCCACGACTGCCGCTGTCACCGGTTCCGGCCCGCTGTACAACGGCGACTGGCTGGACCGCGCCGAGGCGGACAAGGCCTCCGGCGGACAGATGCAGATTTACGGTCGCGCCATGGCGCAGATTCCGCTGGCGCCGGCCAAACGCGCGTTCAGCAACGCTGACCAATTCGTCAACACCATGCTGCCGATGGCGCAGGAAGCCGCCGCACGCATTGGCGTCGATCCGCGTTATCTGGTGGCTCAGGCCGCGCTGGAAACCGGTTGGGGCAAGTCGGTCATGCGCGCCCAGGACGGCAGCAGCAGTCACAACCTGTTCGGCATCAAGGCCAGCGGCAACTGGAAGGGCGATTCGGCCCGAGCGATCACCAGCGAGTTCCGCAATGGGCAGATGGTCAAGGAGACGGCCGAGTTCCGTTCCTACGCCTCGTACAAGGACAGCTTCCACGATCTGGTGACTTTGCTGCAGAGCAATAATCGCTATCAAGATGTGCTCAAGGCGGCCGATAACCCAGAACAGTTTGTACGCGAATTGCAGAAGGCCGGTTATGCGACCGACCCGAACTACGCGACGAAGATTTCGCAGATTGCCAGGCAGATGACGGTCAATCAGAACTACGCTGCGGCCGGCGTTTCAACAACGCCCTTATAA
- the flgK gene encoding flagellar hook-associated protein FlgK: MSLLNIGMSGLAASSSSLAVTGNNIANVDTAGYSRQQTVQGTKSSIQYGNVFIGTGTTLADVRRVYNSYLESQLHTATSLSSEADAYGAQATALDGSLSDTNTGLTGVLQKFFTSMQGVSTSATDDTSRQSVLTGAQALTSRFNALAKQLNDQNTTINGNLGDMAAQVNKLATSIANLNQKIGEISTSGGQPNDLLDTRNEAVRQLSQLVGAQVVERGTSFDVYVGSGQPLVVGNTTNTLSTVPSKDDPSRMGIQMDRGSSTIDITSVISGGEIGGLLSYRKEVLDPSLNELGRVALVIADQVNRQQAQGIDKNGDFGAAIFNNINSAALISQRSIAQASNSAGSGNLDVTISDTGKLTTNDYQVTFTSATNYTVKRSDGTDMGSFSTTTTPPPVIDGFTLALNGGALSAGDTFKVTPTRGAASSIQTVLTDPKKIAAAAPLTGVASANNSGTYTQPTLTDTIDIYNPTSQAELQNALKYSTPVKLVFGAVASGSQSYNMVDAKGNTIGTGTIVPGQANTLNLKIGMVDSTGAPVMDTSVTPNVQKTFTVQTTVGATPKAGETFTMSLTGAASSDNRNAQALVGLQTKQTVDTGSGSKGISLTDAYNKLVTNVGTKAAQSKSDIEATTAILDQAQGARDSLSQVNLDEETGNLVKYQQYYTASSQIIKAAQETFATLINSL, translated from the coding sequence ATGAGTTTGCTCAATATCGGGATGTCGGGGCTGGCCGCGAGTTCGTCTTCTCTGGCTGTGACAGGTAACAACATTGCCAACGTCGACACCGCCGGTTATTCGCGTCAGCAAACCGTGCAGGGCACCAAGTCCTCGATTCAGTACGGCAACGTGTTCATCGGTACCGGTACGACCCTCGCCGACGTGCGCCGGGTGTACAACTCCTACCTCGAATCGCAGCTGCACACCGCCACCTCGCTGAGCAGCGAAGCCGACGCCTATGGCGCGCAGGCGACAGCACTGGACGGCTCGCTGTCCGACACCAACACCGGCCTGACCGGCGTGCTGCAAAAGTTCTTTACCTCGATGCAGGGCGTATCGACCTCGGCCACCGACGACACTTCGCGTCAATCGGTGCTGACCGGCGCGCAAGCCCTGACCAGCCGCTTCAACGCACTGGCCAAGCAGCTCAACGACCAGAACACCACGATCAACGGCAACCTTGGCGACATGGCGGCCCAGGTCAACAAACTGGCCACCTCGATTGCCAATCTCAACCAGAAGATCGGCGAGATTTCCACCAGCGGCGGCCAGCCGAACGATCTGCTCGACACCCGCAACGAAGCCGTGCGTCAGCTCTCCCAGTTGGTCGGCGCGCAGGTCGTCGAGCGCGGCACCAGCTTCGACGTTTACGTCGGCAGCGGTCAGCCGCTGGTTGTCGGTAACACCACCAACACCCTGAGCACCGTGCCGAGCAAGGATGACCCGTCGCGCATGGGCATCCAGATGGACCGCGGTTCGAGCACCATCGACATCACTTCAGTGATCAGCGGTGGCGAAATCGGCGGTCTGCTGAGCTATCGCAAGGAAGTGCTCGACCCTTCGCTCAACGAGCTGGGCCGCGTGGCGCTGGTGATCGCCGATCAGGTCAACCGTCAGCAAGCCCAGGGCATCGACAAGAACGGTGACTTCGGCGCAGCGATTTTCAACAACATCAACAGTGCCGCGCTGATCAGTCAGCGCAGCATTGCCCAGGCGAGCAACAGCGCAGGTTCGGGCAACCTTGACGTCACCATCAGCGACACCGGCAAGCTGACCACCAACGATTACCAGGTCACTTTCACCAGCGCGACCAACTACACGGTCAAGCGCTCGGACGGTACCGACATGGGTTCGTTCAGCACCACGACCACGCCGCCTCCGGTCATCGACGGCTTCACCCTGGCCCTCAATGGCGGTGCCCTGAGCGCCGGCGACACCTTCAAGGTGACCCCGACCCGTGGCGCGGCCTCGAGCATCCAGACCGTGCTCACCGACCCGAAAAAAATCGCGGCGGCGGCACCGTTGACCGGCGTGGCCAGTGCCAATAACTCCGGCACCTACACCCAGCCGACGCTCACCGACACCATCGACATCTACAACCCGACCTCCCAGGCCGAGTTGCAGAACGCACTCAAATATTCGACCCCGGTCAAGCTGGTGTTCGGCGCGGTCGCCAGCGGCAGCCAGTCGTACAACATGGTCGACGCCAAGGGCAACACCATCGGCACCGGGACCATCGTGCCGGGGCAGGCCAACACCCTGAACCTGAAGATCGGCATGGTCGACTCCACCGGCGCGCCGGTGATGGACACCAGCGTCACGCCGAACGTGCAGAAAACCTTCACCGTGCAGACCACCGTGGGCGCAACCCCGAAGGCCGGCGAAACCTTCACCATGAGCCTGACCGGCGCGGCGTCTTCGGACAACCGCAACGCCCAGGCGCTGGTCGGCCTGCAGACCAAGCAGACCGTGGACACCGGTTCGGGCAGCAAGGGCATCAGCCTGACCGACGCCTACAACAAACTGGTGACCAACGTCGGTACCAAGGCCGCGCAGAGCAAGTCCGACATCGAAGCCACCACAGCCATTCTGGATCAGGCGCAGGGCGCGCGTGATTCGCTGTCTCAGGTCAACCTGGACGAAGAGACCGGCAACCTGGTCAAGTATCAGCAGTACTACACAGCGTCTTCGCAGATCATCAAGGCTGCGCAGGAAACCTTCGCCACGCTGATCAACAGTCTTTAA
- a CDS encoding flagellar hook-associated protein 3, translated as MRISTAQYYATQAAQYQRNYSKAVATANEASSLQRINTAADDPIGAGRLLKLGQQAAMLDQYKGNIDTTKSALTVQESTLTAITDALQRAKEIGLAANNGIATDKDRQAYAAELSQIQQQVLGLMNSKDANGNYLFSGSKTDTAPYSQNADGTYTYNGDQTQINLGIGDGLSVATNTTGWDAFQQTINTARTQTTMTAPAVDDGRVVLTNGIVGTAATYNAKFTAGQPYTVDFISSTQIKITDALGNDVTSEASQNGLISNSNGANQTVSFRGVDMKLNINLKAGDTNPDAVIAGHSFQLSASPDSFTASRSPGNPSTAVITGSSVTNQAAYDAAFPSGGGAVLKFTSATAFDLYAAPVTADSKPISSGTVAGGNATAAGVTFALGGTPAAGDQFSIQSNNHQTQNVLDTLGQMVTALNTPIDGDPVAKQKFQGAMEAGLGNIDSAANQIGSAVTSIGARGQSLDDQSTTNQSLQLANSTTQGTIRDSDPAEVMTRLTLQQTMLQASQLAFSKISQLGLFNKI; from the coding sequence ATGCGCATTTCCACCGCTCAGTATTACGCGACGCAAGCTGCTCAATATCAGCGCAACTACAGCAAGGCTGTCGCGACCGCGAACGAAGCCAGCAGCCTGCAGCGCATCAACACCGCCGCCGACGATCCGATCGGTGCCGGTCGCTTGCTGAAGCTCGGCCAGCAGGCCGCGATGCTCGATCAGTACAAAGGCAACATCGATACCACCAAGAGCGCGCTGACCGTTCAGGAATCCACGCTGACGGCTATCACCGATGCCTTGCAGCGCGCCAAGGAAATCGGACTGGCAGCCAACAACGGCATCGCCACCGACAAGGACCGCCAGGCTTACGCCGCCGAACTGAGCCAGATCCAGCAACAAGTGCTGGGCCTGATGAACTCCAAGGATGCCAACGGCAATTACCTGTTCTCCGGTTCGAAGACCGATACCGCGCCGTACTCGCAGAACGCCGATGGCACCTACACCTACAACGGTGACCAGACCCAGATCAACCTGGGCATTGGCGACGGCCTGTCGGTGGCCACCAACACCACCGGTTGGGATGCTTTCCAGCAGACGATCAATACCGCCCGGACCCAGACCACCATGACGGCTCCGGCGGTCGATGACGGTCGTGTGGTGCTGACCAACGGGATCGTCGGCACCGCTGCGACTTACAACGCGAAATTCACCGCCGGCCAGCCGTACACCGTGGATTTCATCAGCAGCACTCAAATCAAGATCACCGATGCCCTGGGCAATGACGTGACTTCCGAGGCCAGCCAGAACGGTCTGATCAGCAACAGCAACGGCGCCAACCAGACGGTCAGCTTCCGTGGCGTCGACATGAAGCTGAACATCAACCTCAAGGCCGGCGATACCAACCCGGACGCGGTCATTGCCGGTCACAGCTTCCAGCTGTCGGCTTCGCCGGACTCGTTCACCGCTTCGCGCAGCCCGGGCAACCCGTCGACCGCGGTCATCACCGGTTCCAGCGTCACCAACCAGGCAGCCTACGACGCCGCCTTCCCGTCGGGCGGCGGCGCAGTCCTGAAGTTCACCAGCGCCACCGCGTTCGACCTGTACGCGGCGCCTGTCACTGCCGACAGCAAGCCGATTTCGTCGGGTACCGTAGCGGGCGGCAACGCCACGGCAGCGGGTGTGACCTTCGCCCTCGGTGGCACGCCGGCGGCCGGTGACCAGTTTTCGATCCAGTCCAACAACCACCAGACCCAGAACGTGCTCGACACCTTGGGCCAGATGGTCACGGCACTGAACACCCCGATCGACGGTGATCCGGTGGCCAAGCAGAAATTCCAGGGTGCCATGGAAGCCGGCCTCGGCAACATCGACAGCGCCGCCAACCAGATCGGCAGCGCGGTAACCTCCATCGGTGCCCGCGGGCAGTCGCTGGATGACCAGAGCACCACCAACCAGAGCCTGCAGCTGGCAAACTCCACCACTCAGGGCACGATCCGTGATTCGGATCCGGCCGAAGTGATGACCCGCCTGACCTTGCAGCAGACCATGCTGCAGGCCTCGCAACTGGCGTTCAGCAAAATCTCTCAGTTGGGCCTGTTCAACAAGATCTGA
- a CDS encoding glycosyltransferase: MNSLPLVSLVIPSFNPRFFERTLNSAVSQTYSPLEIIVCDDSRGSEIERIVASVIKESGVEVRYVRNPRTLGMIGNLKACLSQARGEFIKFLCDDDHLYADCIRQQAQEMMREEVSLVLAQRLFWDAQDIILPARLENTSLSPHSGLFKGDDLLGIFEKFPVNVLGGFTNALFRRSDVEELLPALTQDGHCFVASLDFALYVCLLRRGNLAVSNNVLSAERLYPERLSAQQPMKDALEVEREWMTQMLKARSGESAPAPGWVRYIPLAKADEQPRVWEELPLSRTLGTKQSRQEWSVGIDSWSFAELYAQWLGCRVLTEGQRTLLPETLAGWSHQPRIVPIVIDRQGSRDGVERTLASLAAQDYPPELILVLSASCTDTELDGRVFRMPLQDDGMEQINTLLPQLEGADWFYLLQAGDRPVAPALLIMAERIVHFPSLKCLYSDEGSLRNGESAEPAFKPDFNLDLMRSYPYVGRALAFERERFLALGGFAPEFAQLAPHDVLWRLVEKDGTQVIGHIAEVMLESPFDLSKWLMDPGVIEQNPRVLEAHLQRLGLAHDIRSGSSELLNRVDYHHARRPLVSVIIVTKDQTAALQRCVETLLEKTAYTEYELLLVDNGSTSAEALAWLDGMAQLGSDRVRVLNFAQQGNAAATLNFAVGQARGEYVLMLNSFAVITQSDWLDELLNHAQRPEVGVVGAKIYNPDGCVLHAGLILGMQGAVGLPFYGQTLQADGYMFRLQAVHDLSAVGGDCLMIRKAVFEAADGLDEQDLAQALNVADLCLRVGREGYLVVWTPYAKLALGARPTIEATAEEQQQQFQEHETFYKRWLPLIARDPAFNVNLAVQGVGASSFSLEPGLRTGWSPFLRTQLPNVLAVPINASAIGHYRISQPMIELEAANRAEGRICYGLPSIIDIERQSPDVIVLQGRYSEGAIEEIPPLKNFFNARRIYELDDYVIDVPHRNAHIRNMPNKHEMERLVRRAIGLCDRVVVSTQPLANVLSNMHHDIRVVPNMLSQHLWTDLRSQRRTSKKPRVGWGGGTSHHGDLAVIADVVRELANEVDWVFFGMCPDDLRPYMHEFHGVIPLDVYPAKLASLNLDLALAPLEFHIFNDCKSNLRLLEYGACGYPVVCTDTEAYQGYLPCTRVKTNSTEEWLQAIRMHLADPDASYRMGDQLREVVLRDYVLRGDNLRYWENGWLAD; the protein is encoded by the coding sequence GTGAATTCACTCCCCCTTGTCAGTCTGGTCATTCCTTCCTTCAACCCGCGCTTTTTCGAGCGGACATTGAACAGTGCCGTCAGCCAGACTTACAGCCCTCTGGAGATCATCGTCTGCGATGACAGCCGGGGGTCCGAGATCGAACGTATCGTTGCGTCGGTCATCAAGGAGTCCGGCGTCGAGGTGCGCTACGTGCGCAATCCGCGCACCCTGGGAATGATCGGCAACCTCAAGGCATGCCTGAGTCAGGCGCGGGGCGAGTTCATCAAGTTCCTGTGCGACGATGATCACTTGTATGCCGACTGCATCCGGCAGCAGGCCCAGGAGATGATGCGTGAGGAGGTGAGCCTGGTGCTGGCCCAGAGACTGTTCTGGGATGCGCAGGACATCATCCTGCCCGCGCGCCTGGAAAACACCTCGTTGTCGCCACATAGCGGGCTGTTCAAGGGCGACGATCTGCTGGGCATCTTCGAGAAGTTCCCGGTCAACGTCCTCGGTGGCTTCACCAACGCGTTGTTCCGGCGTTCCGACGTTGAAGAGCTGTTGCCGGCCCTGACTCAGGACGGGCACTGCTTTGTCGCGTCGCTGGATTTTGCCCTGTATGTCTGCCTGCTGCGGCGCGGCAACCTTGCCGTGTCCAACAACGTACTCAGCGCCGAGCGGTTATACCCGGAGCGCCTGAGTGCGCAACAGCCGATGAAGGATGCCCTCGAAGTCGAGCGTGAGTGGATGACGCAGATGCTCAAGGCCCGCAGCGGTGAGTCGGCACCTGCACCGGGCTGGGTTCGTTACATTCCACTGGCCAAGGCCGACGAACAGCCTCGGGTCTGGGAAGAGTTGCCGCTGAGTCGCACCCTTGGCACCAAGCAGAGCCGTCAGGAGTGGAGCGTCGGCATCGACAGCTGGAGTTTTGCCGAGCTCTATGCGCAGTGGCTCGGCTGCCGGGTGCTGACCGAAGGTCAGCGCACATTGCTGCCGGAAACCCTCGCCGGCTGGTCGCATCAGCCACGGATCGTGCCGATCGTCATCGACCGGCAGGGCAGCCGTGACGGTGTCGAACGCACGCTGGCGTCGCTTGCCGCTCAGGATTATCCACCAGAGCTGATTCTGGTCCTGTCTGCCTCGTGTACCGATACCGAACTCGACGGGCGAGTGTTTCGCATGCCCCTGCAAGACGACGGCATGGAGCAGATCAATACGCTGCTGCCGCAACTGGAGGGAGCCGACTGGTTCTACCTGCTGCAGGCCGGCGATCGTCCGGTGGCCCCGGCGTTGCTGATCATGGCCGAGCGCATCGTACATTTCCCGTCGCTCAAGTGCCTGTACAGCGACGAGGGCAGTTTGCGTAACGGGGAGTCGGCAGAGCCTGCGTTCAAACCGGATTTCAACCTCGACCTGATGCGCAGCTACCCCTATGTCGGGCGGGCACTGGCATTCGAGCGCGAGCGTTTTCTGGCACTCGGTGGTTTTGCTCCTGAATTCGCTCAGCTGGCGCCGCACGATGTGCTGTGGCGACTGGTCGAGAAAGATGGCACCCAGGTTATCGGCCACATCGCCGAGGTCATGCTGGAGTCGCCTTTCGACCTGTCCAAATGGCTCATGGACCCAGGCGTCATCGAACAGAATCCGCGCGTGCTCGAAGCGCATCTGCAACGGCTCGGGCTGGCCCATGACATTCGCAGTGGCAGCTCCGAGCTGCTCAATCGCGTCGACTATCATCACGCACGGCGTCCGCTGGTCTCGGTCATTATCGTGACCAAGGATCAGACTGCCGCCTTGCAGCGCTGCGTCGAGACGCTGCTGGAAAAAACCGCCTACACCGAATACGAGCTGTTGCTGGTCGATAACGGCAGCACCAGTGCCGAAGCGCTGGCCTGGCTGGACGGCATGGCGCAGTTGGGCAGCGATCGGGTTCGCGTGCTGAATTTTGCGCAGCAGGGCAACGCAGCCGCCACGCTCAACTTTGCGGTAGGTCAGGCGCGCGGTGAGTACGTGCTGATGCTCAATTCCTTTGCAGTCATCACCCAGTCCGACTGGCTGGACGAACTGCTCAATCATGCGCAGCGCCCGGAAGTCGGAGTGGTCGGCGCCAAGATCTACAATCCGGACGGTTGCGTGCTGCATGCCGGCCTGATTCTGGGCATGCAGGGTGCCGTGGGATTGCCCTTTTATGGTCAAACGTTGCAGGCAGACGGGTACATGTTCCGCTTGCAGGCGGTGCATGACCTGAGTGCTGTCGGCGGTGATTGCCTGATGATTCGCAAGGCCGTTTTCGAGGCTGCCGACGGGCTCGACGAGCAGGACCTGGCGCAGGCCCTCAATGTGGCGGATCTTTGTCTGCGTGTGGGGCGGGAAGGTTATCTGGTGGTCTGGACGCCTTACGCCAAGCTGGCGCTGGGTGCGCGGCCAACGATCGAGGCTACGGCAGAAGAGCAGCAACAGCAGTTTCAGGAGCACGAGACGTTCTACAAGCGCTGGTTGCCGCTCATCGCGCGCGACCCTGCGTTCAACGTCAATCTGGCGGTGCAAGGTGTTGGCGCTTCCAGCTTCAGTCTGGAGCCGGGCCTGCGTACCGGTTGGAGCCCGTTTTTGCGCACGCAGTTGCCAAACGTACTGGCGGTACCGATCAACGCTTCCGCCATCGGTCACTACCGCATCAGTCAGCCGATGATCGAGCTTGAGGCGGCCAATCGTGCCGAAGGACGGATCTGCTACGGCTTGCCTTCGATCATCGATATCGAGCGCCAGTCGCCCGACGTGATCGTATTGCAAGGGCGCTACTCGGAAGGTGCCATCGAGGAAATTCCACCGTTGAAAAACTTTTTCAACGCCCGGCGGATCTACGAGCTCGATGACTATGTCATCGATGTCCCTCATCGCAACGCGCATATCCGCAACATGCCGAACAAGCACGAAATGGAGCGGTTGGTGCGGCGGGCAATCGGTCTTTGCGATCGTGTGGTGGTGTCTACCCAGCCGCTGGCCAATGTCCTGTCGAACATGCACCACGACATCCGGGTCGTACCGAACATGTTGTCGCAGCATTTGTGGACCGACCTGCGCAGCCAGCGTCGCACCTCGAAAAAGCCGCGCGTTGGCTGGGGTGGCGGCACCAGTCACCACGGTGATCTGGCGGTCATTGCCGATGTGGTTCGCGAACTGGCGAACGAGGTCGACTGGGTGTTTTTCGGCATGTGTCCGGACGACTTGCGTCCGTACATGCACGAGTTCCACGGCGTGATCCCGCTGGATGTGTATCCGGCGAAACTGGCCAGCCTCAACCTTGACCTGGCCCTGGCACCGCTGGAGTTCCACATCTTCAACGACTGCAAGAGCAACCTGCGTCTGCTGGAGTACGGCGCATGCGGCTACCCGGTGGTCTGCACCGATACCGAGGCCTATCAGGGTTACCTGCCGTGCACCCGGGTCAAGACCAATTCCACTGAGGAGTGGCTGCAAGCGATCCGGATGCACCTGGCCGATCCGGATGCCAGTTACCGCATGGGGGATCAACTGCGTGAAGTCGTACTGCGCGACTACGTGCTGCGCGGCGACAACCTGCGGTATTGGGAAAACGGCTGGCTGGCGGACTGA